The following nucleotide sequence is from Coffea eugenioides isolate CCC68of chromosome 3, Ceug_1.0, whole genome shotgun sequence.
AAAACTGGGGCACTTGAGGCTGGGATGAAGATTCATAAGTATATTTTGAGCAACAAGTTTCGGTTCAATGCAGCTGTCGGAACTGCTTTGATAGACATGTATGCCAAATGTGGGCAAATTCAGTCTGCAAGTCAGGTTTTCCGTgacacaaaagaaaaggatgTCCGTACTTGGAGCGTGATGATATGGGGTTGGGCAATTCATGGATCTGTTGAGCAAGCTCTGCAATGCTTTGAAAAGATGAAGCTGACAGGTTCAGTGACACTTTTCTTATTGAATTTTGGATCTCGTTAATCCTTTTGACTGTTTTATTTGAGAACTGAAGTGCATATTTTACTCTTTGCAGGGATAGAGCCCGATGAAGTAGCTTTTCTTGCAGTTTTAACTGCATGTTCACATGCTGGGCTAGTAGATGAAGGGCTTAAGTTCTTTGATAGCATGAAACTTGACTACTCCATTGAGCCTACCATGAAACATTGTGCTGTAATAGTTGATTTATATGGCCGGGCTGGCCAACTCGACAAAGCTTTAAGGTTTATTCAATGCATGGCATTGACTCCGGATTTTGTAATTTGGGGCGCCCTTTTTTCTGCCTGTCGAGCTCATAAAAACATTGAAATGGCAAAATATGTTTCAGAGAAACTCCTGCAGCTTGAGCCAAAACATTCAGGCAGTTATGTATTTATGTCAAACATTTATGCAGGGGTAGGGATATGGGAAGAAGTGGAAAGAGTGAGAACTTCAATGAAAGATAAAGGTGCAGCTAAAGATCCGGGATTGAGTCATGTGGAGGTGCATGGAAAACTACATAGTTTTGTTGCTGGTGATCAAGCTCATATGCACACAAAAGAGATATActcaaaattggaagaaatgaCAAATCGTGCTAGGGAACATGGTTACATTCCAGAGACTGAGTGGGTACTTCACAATattgaagaggaagagaagGAAGACGCATTAGGAACCCATAGTGAGAAGCTGGCACTTGCTTTTGGGCTCATTAGGACGAGTCCTGGGGTGGTGCTTAGGATTGTGAAGAACCTGAGAATATGTGGGGATTGCCATTCTCTGATGAAACATGTCAGTAAATTGAGTCAAAGAGAGATTGTGGTAAGAGATATAAAGCGTTTCCATCACTTCAAGGATGGAATTTGCTCATGCCAAGATTATTGGTAACATGGTAAGAACACAAGAATCGTGCTTCCAGGTGATTCTGTTCATGTAAGAGGCTTTAAATAATTTAGCTTTTTAATGCACCATCTGTGTGTTTGTTGAAGTTAGTTTATCTCTgttgtttctattttttttcaatatactCAGGAATTAACAAGCAATCTAAGGTATAGCTCTGTCATATAGTTTACCTTGAGTTTGTCAATATTACTTTTGCCTTTGTTTTGGCCACTTCCATGAATTCATCTCTTGTACGCATGGATACTTCAAagaatttcttttgatttgccaACTTTCCATTGGTGCAGCTGAGCTATCAGctgaaaataaaacaaaaaattactaATCACCAAAGTGTAACTGTAATATTGTCTTTCTTAATTAGTTGATAGAGGATGCATGGGTAAAAGTCCCTTTGTGCCCCTTAATCATAGAGAAGGATACATGGTGGCAATGGCTATCTAGGCTGCTAGCTTTATTTTTGCACATGATTAAGTTACAATAATATTTATCAGCTACTTCTAATAATTTAAAGTCTGCATTTGTTGGTGGTAGCATTATAGCATCTAAAATTTAGTTGTGAGTTGCTATTATATGCAATAATGCTGATTACGTAACCCTAGAAGGAGAAtctgttttttgtttttaatcttttgcttttgaattgAGAAGATTGGTATGAGAATGTAAATTTTGAAACCAGTTTAATATCTATATTTTTCTTACTTTGAGTAGATTGATCTTCTTGCAGGTGTCGTGATGGCTCCATGGAACTTCTAGTTTCTTGAGAGTGAAATAGGGTTCAAACTAATTTGTTTGGTGCTTTGCATTGGATATGAACTGTTTCAATCATTTATCATGCCTGTGTTGAACAACAGCATTAATACATAATAGAAATCTGTACAGATAGCTGTGGTCCTGAGTGCAACTACAAAGCAACAAAGGTATGCCTTTAGAGTATATTGACATGCTGATATGGCAGAAAAAGAGTTAGGTAGATTCAGTTCAATACAAAGCCAAATACATTTAAAATAAAGTctaattaaccaaaaaaaagggaaaaaaatttgcTAATGTTTGTATGAGCTTCATCAGATTGATGACTTGGATCTTCTGCTCAATACTAAGGGATGAGCTAATAACTGGGAAACACTCCATCTCTTATTTAATTCCTTCTGCAAGCACATTGGATTAAGTCTTGAAAACTTTATGATGCATGGTCTAATAAGCTTGGAGGTTCTTCCATGCTTATCTCAGACATGAGGGCTGTTGATTCTGCTTTCTGTCCAGGCTTCAAGTATGGAATATCAAATATACAGCTCCGCTGGCATCAAGCCCAAGCTCCTTACAAGACTGCACAGGGATTGCAACCATAGGGATACGGATCAAACCTTTGTGGGCTGATATAAGCACAAGGACATGCATAAGTTTTGCATGAATCATCTGAGCCAGTAACTTCACTACTAACTACAGTATCTGTAATCTTGCATTCATCTGTTTATCAAGTAGAATGTTTACTGGCTTGATGTCACAATGAACAATTTTTCTTGCATGTAGATGATCAAGTCCAGTGAGTGCTTGGAAAGCTATGCTCCCGATAATGTCTTCAGTGAGTGAACCATTGGTTTTGAAAAGATTATCCAGTGAGCCAGCATCCATGTACTCAAAAAGAATCCCAACCTCACCTATGGTTTCCTCAAAGATGCCCTGGCAACCAACAACAGAAGGAGAGCTGATTGAACGATAGATTTCATATTCTTTATCAGGATGACCACCCGGACGATTTTTAGAGCATAGATTATTGATGTTTGCTTGTCACGTACTTTGTAAATAATACCTGTGCTGCCAAAGCCAAGGACCTG
It contains:
- the LOC113764703 gene encoding pentatricopeptide repeat-containing protein At1g04840-like — translated: MSSNSKIITQLISSSSSQRSIDYALHIFNSFTDPNVYMFNALIRGLTENSWFRKMVEFFKLMLRLDVRPSRLTFPFVLKSVVGLGDKWLGGMVHGGILKMGLEFDGFVRVSLVDMYEKMELLSLALQLFDESPERNKLDSVLLWNVVINGCCKSGILEKAVELFEAMPERNFGSWNSLINGLMRNGKVDKAVELFEGMVEKNVVSWTTMVHGLSLNGMHEKALEMFFNMIEEEGARANDLTLVSVLSACAKTGALEAGMKIHKYILSNKFRFNAAVGTALIDMYAKCGQIQSASQVFRDTKEKDVRTWSVMIWGWAIHGSVEQALQCFEKMKLTGIEPDEVAFLAVLTACSHAGLVDEGLKFFDSMKLDYSIEPTMKHCAVIVDLYGRAGQLDKALRFIQCMALTPDFVIWGALFSACRAHKNIEMAKYVSEKLLQLEPKHSGSYVFMSNIYAGVGIWEEVERVRTSMKDKGAAKDPGLSHVEVHGKLHSFVAGDQAHMHTKEIYSKLEEMTNRAREHGYIPETEWVLHNIEEEEKEDALGTHSEKLALAFGLIRTSPGVVLRIVKNLRICGDCHSLMKHVSKLSQREIVVRDIKRFHHFKDGICSCQDYW